One genomic segment of Candidatus Fukatsuia endosymbiont of Tuberolachnus salignus includes these proteins:
- a CDS encoding conjugal transfer protein TrbE (type IV secretion system ATPase VirB4 family), which translates to MMVITKEVIPVVITMVIAVLGIVLLCTLFTRVCVVNASLRLKKHHSSDDGLADLLNYAAVVDDGVIVGKNGSFMAAWFYRGADNASATDSEREMISFRINQAFANMDNGWLLHVDAVRRPAPNYSERRLSHFTDPISAAIDEERRNLFENLGTLYEGFFVITLTWFPPMLAERKFVELMFDDDAHKKNKKLQTTHLIEQFKREVVNFESRLSAAVNMERLRSQKIINEDSSTVTHDQFLQWLQFCVTGLNHPIQLPSNPMYIDGLIGGQELWTGIVPKIGQHFIQVVAIEGFPLESYPGILSTLAELPIEYRWSSRFIFMDQHEAISHLEKFRKKWKQKIRGFFDQVFNTNSGTVDEDALAMVADASSAIAETNSNMIAQGYYTSVVILMNDNREQVEAAARQIEKAITRLGFAARVETINTMDAFMGSLPGHGVENIRRPILNTMNVADLLPTSTIWTGENRAPSPLFPPNAPALLHAITSGNSPFRMNLHVRDLGHSIIFGPTRTGKSTKLGLVAFQWRRYLGARIYAFDKGLSMYPTCKAAGGLHFTIAGSDDTLAFAPLARIDTRARRAWAMEWIDIILALNGVITTPVQRNEIATAIMSMSDSHAKTLSEFSVTVQDAEIREALKPYTVDGNMGHLLDASEDGLHLSSFMTFEIEQLLGLGEKFALPVLLYLFMRIEESLDEAEGWPTLLILDEAWLMLSHPAFRDKIEEWLRSMAKKNCAVLMATQSISEALKSGILDIITESTACRIYLANPNAREEKTAAIYANMGLNPRQIEIIASAVPKRDYYYVSENGRRLYQLALGPLALAFVGSTDKESIATIRKLEAKHGQTWSYEWARLKGLDLNDYIPKTVE; encoded by the coding sequence ATGATGGTGATCACGAAAGAAGTTATACCCGTTGTGATAACGATGGTCATTGCTGTCTTAGGCATAGTGTTACTTTGCACGTTGTTTACGCGTGTTTGCGTGGTTAATGCGAGCTTGAGGCTAAAAAAACATCATTCTAGTGATGATGGATTGGCAGATTTACTCAATTACGCCGCCGTGGTGGATGACGGTGTGATTGTCGGTAAGAACGGCTCTTTTATGGCAGCCTGGTTTTATCGTGGAGCCGATAACGCCAGTGCCACTGATTCCGAACGCGAGATGATTTCGTTCCGTATCAACCAGGCGTTTGCCAATATGGATAACGGCTGGTTGTTGCATGTGGATGCAGTACGCAGACCGGCACCCAACTACAGCGAAAGAAGGCTATCACATTTTACCGATCCGATTTCAGCAGCGATTGACGAAGAACGGCGTAATCTGTTCGAAAATCTGGGTACCCTTTACGAAGGTTTTTTTGTCATTACTCTGACTTGGTTTCCACCTATGTTGGCTGAACGGAAGTTTGTCGAGTTAATGTTTGATGATGATGCGCATAAGAAAAATAAAAAACTGCAAACCACGCATTTAATCGAACAATTTAAACGTGAAGTGGTTAACTTCGAATCACGTTTATCGGCAGCGGTCAACATGGAAAGACTGCGCAGTCAGAAAATCATCAACGAAGATAGCTCAACCGTCACACATGACCAATTTTTACAGTGGTTGCAATTTTGTGTCACGGGGTTGAATCATCCCATTCAGTTGCCAAGTAATCCGATGTACATCGATGGGCTTATTGGTGGACAAGAGTTATGGACGGGCATAGTGCCGAAAATAGGGCAACATTTTATTCAAGTCGTTGCCATCGAGGGCTTTCCCCTTGAATCTTACCCAGGGATCCTGTCAACCTTGGCAGAATTACCTATCGAATATCGTTGGTCGTCACGGTTTATTTTTATGGATCAGCATGAAGCGATTTCACACCTGGAAAAATTCCGCAAAAAATGGAAGCAAAAAATACGTGGTTTTTTCGATCAAGTGTTCAATACCAACAGTGGCACCGTAGATGAAGATGCATTAGCCATGGTTGCCGATGCTTCATCGGCGATCGCAGAAACCAACAGTAATATGATCGCACAGGGTTATTACACCAGTGTGGTCATTTTGATGAATGATAACCGTGAACAAGTAGAAGCTGCAGCGCGACAAATTGAAAAAGCCATCACCAGGTTAGGCTTTGCCGCGCGTGTTGAAACTATCAATACGATGGATGCCTTTATGGGATCATTGCCGGGGCATGGCGTTGAAAATATTAGGCGTCCGATACTTAATACCATGAATGTGGCGGATTTGTTACCGACCAGCACCATCTGGACGGGTGAAAATCGTGCACCTTCACCGCTATTTCCACCCAACGCACCAGCGTTGTTACATGCCATAACCAGCGGAAATTCGCCGTTTCGCATGAATTTACATGTCCGTGATCTTGGACACAGTATTATTTTCGGACCCACGCGTACCGGTAAATCAACCAAGCTCGGTTTGGTTGCTTTTCAGTGGCGTCGTTATCTGGGAGCACGTATTTATGCCTTTGACAAGGGATTATCGATGTACCCAACCTGTAAAGCGGCGGGGGGGTTGCATTTTACCATCGCAGGTAGCGATGATACGCTCGCTTTTGCACCGTTAGCACGAATCGACACGCGTGCCCGCCGTGCATGGGCTATGGAATGGATCGATATCATTTTGGCATTGAATGGTGTCATTACTACGCCGGTGCAGCGCAATGAAATCGCTACCGCTATTATGAGTATGAGCGATAGCCATGCAAAAACGCTGTCTGAATTTAGTGTCACCGTGCAAGATGCTGAAATTCGTGAAGCACTAAAACCCTATACGGTGGATGGCAACATGGGACACCTGCTTGATGCCAGCGAAGACGGTTTACATCTGTCCAGTTTTATGACCTTCGAGATTGAACAGTTGCTGGGTTTAGGCGAAAAATTCGCCTTACCCGTGTTGCTTTACCTATTTATGCGCATCGAAGAGTCGTTAGATGAAGCCGAAGGCTGGCCAACGTTACTGATCCTCGATGAAGCCTGGTTGATGCTCTCTCATCCGGCCTTCCGCGATAAAATCGAGGAATGGTTACGTTCGATGGCGAAAAAAAATTGTGCGGTACTGATGGCGACCCAGAGTATTTCTGAAGCCCTGAAATCTGGCATCCTCGATATCATTACCGAATCGACAGCCTGTCGTATTTATCTTGCTAACCCTAACGCCCGCGAGGAAAAAACCGCAGCAATTTACGCCAACATGGGGTTAAACCCACGCCAGATTGAAATCATCGCCTCTGCTGTTCCCAAGCGTGATTATTATTACGTATCTGAGAATGGTCGACGTTTGTATCAATTGGCACTGGGTCCGCTAGCACTCGCTTTTGTCGGTTCTACTGACAAAGAATCTATCGCTACTATTAGAAAACTTGAAGCGAAGCACGGCCAAACTTGGAGCTATGAATGGGCACGCCTTAAAGGGCTTGATCTTAACGACTATATCCCAAAGACGGTGGAGTAA
- a CDS encoding TrbI/VirB10 family protein, with protein MADDTELSIGDKPKNGVRRVNNFPLIIAVVAVGIFVLLVAMVAVKRANKVQNEEDISQTSNKNTDTSTMAMSVVAGRCVGLIPSETPEPLPEPTEKFIDNLPSLPIGGTDLSSIQATQETPIPTEPDPVEQQRHAEKMQQFQEAVRAKTAIPISSQLTSNSVSGNHSPQNRDNTFGIDAVQQEIDKQASIDLNLDYQAQVSKIQSSIAASQLGAQSGSTLSTRNDINQFANKEQTDRWQLNEKMQVPRSAFEIRAGGVIPGVMISGVNSDLPGQIMGQVSQDVYDTATGKYLLIPQGTRLLGAYTSDVAYGQSAVMIAWQRLIFPDGKALDISAMPGADNAGYSGFRDQVNNHYFRIFSSALLMSVVTAGISYSQDQDNSGNKDKSPNMNSQMSQALGQQFGQVITKMIEKNLNIAPTLEIRPGYRFNIIIIKDITFTKAYQSFDY; from the coding sequence ATGGCAGATGACACTGAACTTTCTATCGGTGATAAGCCCAAAAATGGTGTCCGCCGTGTCAACAATTTTCCGCTGATCATCGCGGTTGTCGCCGTTGGCATTTTTGTGTTGTTGGTCGCTATGGTTGCTGTCAAACGGGCAAATAAGGTACAAAACGAGGAAGACATATCACAGACTTCGAATAAAAACACCGATACTTCTACGATGGCAATGAGTGTGGTAGCGGGTCGGTGCGTCGGTTTAATCCCGTCTGAGACGCCTGAGCCTTTGCCCGAACCCACCGAAAAGTTTATCGATAACCTGCCCTCGTTGCCCATAGGCGGCACTGATCTCTCGTCGATACAAGCTACTCAGGAAACACCGATACCCACAGAACCGGATCCTGTGGAACAGCAAAGGCACGCAGAAAAAATGCAGCAGTTTCAAGAAGCCGTGAGAGCGAAAACCGCGATACCGATATCGAGCCAGCTGACGTCAAACTCTGTCTCCGGTAATCACTCACCACAAAACCGTGATAACACATTTGGTATCGACGCTGTACAGCAGGAAATTGATAAGCAAGCATCGATTGACCTAAACCTTGACTATCAAGCACAGGTATCGAAAATTCAATCAAGTATCGCTGCTTCTCAATTGGGAGCTCAATCTGGTTCCACCTTAAGCACGCGCAACGACATTAACCAATTCGCTAACAAAGAGCAAACCGATCGCTGGCAGCTGAATGAAAAAATGCAAGTACCACGTTCAGCATTTGAAATCCGTGCAGGGGGGGTGATCCCGGGCGTGATGATCAGTGGAGTCAATTCCGATTTACCGGGACAAATCATGGGACAGGTATCACAGGATGTATACGACACAGCAACCGGCAAATACCTCTTAATCCCACAGGGTACTCGTCTGCTGGGCGCTTATACCAGTGATGTTGCCTACGGACAATCCGCAGTCATGATTGCCTGGCAGCGTTTAATTTTTCCTGATGGTAAAGCGCTCGATATTAGCGCGATGCCCGGTGCCGATAACGCGGGCTATTCTGGTTTCCGTGATCAGGTGAATAATCATTATTTTCGTATTTTTTCCTCAGCGTTACTGATGTCTGTTGTCACTGCGGGTATATCCTATAGTCAAGACCAAGACAATAGCGGAAATAAAGATAAAAGCCCCAATATGAATAGCCAAATGAGCCAAGCCCTTGGCCAACAGTTTGGTCAAGTTATCACTAAGATGATTGAAAAAAATCTCAATATTGCGCCGACATTAGAAATTCGGCCTGGTTATCGCTTCAACATCATTATCATAAAAGACATTACTTTCACCAAAGCCTACCAATCGTTCGATTACTAA
- the trbG gene encoding P-type conjugative transfer protein TrbG: MKKIFVMKQIVFALIFGLIPRATMAVPADNQLAEQYFSDNDPLLTSQEKAALSIGQQWQTGSTTSKPFAGQNGAINYVYTTGQTQILCAVLQVCDVALQPGEQVNNLNVGDPRFNVEPAITGAGDAKMMHLLIKPLDVGLDTSMVVTTNRRTYHFRLRSSRNQFMPFVSFTYPEDAQAKWNAIRENKVKERQEKTIPQTGEYLGDLDFNYDLKGSARWKPTRVYNDGRKTIIEMPATMKQSEAPVLLVIRKNGSRLSDGETQMVNYRVQGNRYIVDTVFEKAMLISGVGSSQNRITITKGK, from the coding sequence ATGAAAAAAATTTTCGTTATGAAGCAAATAGTTTTTGCTTTGATTTTCGGTTTGATACCGAGGGCGACCATGGCTGTCCCTGCTGATAATCAGTTAGCTGAACAGTATTTCTCTGACAATGATCCACTACTGACATCACAAGAGAAGGCGGCGCTCTCTATCGGGCAACAGTGGCAAACCGGTAGCACCACAAGTAAGCCGTTTGCCGGACAAAACGGGGCTATTAATTATGTCTACACTACCGGCCAAACACAGATCCTCTGTGCGGTTCTGCAGGTGTGCGATGTGGCGTTGCAACCTGGTGAACAGGTTAACAATCTTAACGTCGGTGATCCCCGTTTTAATGTCGAACCGGCAATTACCGGTGCAGGTGACGCCAAAATGATGCATTTGCTGATCAAACCACTCGATGTTGGCTTGGATACCTCCATGGTAGTCACGACCAACCGCCGGACTTACCATTTCCGTTTGCGTTCGAGTCGCAATCAGTTTATGCCGTTTGTTTCCTTTACTTATCCAGAAGATGCACAGGCAAAATGGAATGCCATCCGTGAGAATAAAGTGAAAGAACGTCAGGAAAAAACCATTCCACAAACGGGTGAATACTTAGGCGATCTTGATTTCAATTATGATCTCAAAGGCTCAGCACGTTGGAAACCAACGCGTGTGTATAACGATGGTCGTAAAACCATCATTGAAATGCCAGCAACAATGAAACAAAGCGAAGCGCCGGTACTGTTGGTCATTCGTAAAAATGGCTCTCGTTTGTCCGATGGAGAAACCCAGATGGTTAACTACCGTGTGCAAGGAAACCGTTACATCGTCGATACTGTTTTTGAGAAAGCTATGCTGATTTCTGGCGTGGGTTCGAGCCAGAATCGCATTACTATCACCAAGGGGAAATAA
- a CDS encoding TrbC/VirB2 family protein produces the protein MPFFTVSRFTVSHRLLLVMGIVLLLISTHPAFATQVTSAGADSLPFDTYLTKIRTSVSGPFAFAAAIIGLVGAGAALIFGGEMNGFLRSLIFAVLVVSFIVTADSMLTAITGKGAEIASLSHNLIDLIPMRWV, from the coding sequence ATGCCATTTTTCACTGTGTCTCGTTTTACTGTCAGTCATCGCCTGTTACTGGTTATGGGTATCGTTTTGTTGTTGATAAGCACACATCCAGCCTTCGCCACCCAAGTTACCTCTGCTGGTGCTGATTCTCTTCCTTTCGATACTTATCTCACCAAGATCCGTACCTCGGTGAGTGGCCCCTTTGCCTTTGCGGCAGCCATTATTGGCCTAGTCGGTGCAGGGGCAGCACTGATTTTTGGTGGTGAAATGAACGGTTTTTTACGCTCGTTGATTTTCGCTGTTTTAGTTGTTTCTTTTATTGTGACGGCAGATAGCATGCTTACAGCAATTACCGGAAAGGGTGCTGAGATAGCCTCGTTATCACATAACTTAATCGATCTTATACCAATGAGATGGGTATAG
- a CDS encoding conjugal transfer protein TrbD: MALRTICIRRVSNRDNLFMGGDREMVMFSGLLAAILVVAVQDWNAAIFGTVMWFSVIWILRKMAKADPKMRFVYLRHRRYKPYYPPRSTPFRSNTVSQGQQYQ; this comes from the coding sequence ATGGCACTACGAACGATCTGTATTCGCAGAGTGAGTAACCGAGATAATCTTTTCATGGGAGGTGATCGTGAAATGGTGATGTTTTCCGGTTTGCTTGCTGCAATTTTGGTGGTAGCAGTACAAGATTGGAATGCGGCTATCTTTGGCACTGTTATGTGGTTTTCCGTGATCTGGATTTTGCGAAAAATGGCCAAAGCAGACCCGAAAATGCGTTTCGTTTATCTGCGCCACCGGCGATACAAACCTTATTATCCACCACGCTCAACACCGTTTCGCTCTAATACGGTTTCTCAAGGACAGCAATACCAATGA
- a CDS encoding VirB8/TrbF family protein, protein MSIFGKKTAPANNTTNPYTNARRSWNSHVGSVMEYSTLAIFFSLICLLITLSAVGGLIYIGSQSKFIPLIYQQDCSGNTISMTRADHIPQAKVDNYRSAVADWINNIRLVTPDAEVQRKAVIRTYSYLAPNDPATIKANDYLNGSQEANPFNRAANETVSVDIKSVIQQSKDSWQVDWIETIRAREGSPKGEPSRMRALVTIYQNKDANMPSAEIFMNPHYIFIKDFNWSKQL, encoded by the coding sequence ATGAGTATTTTCGGAAAAAAAACGGCGCCGGCGAACAACACAACCAACCCTTATACCAATGCGCGTCGTTCCTGGAATAGCCATGTTGGTAGCGTGATGGAATATAGCACCTTAGCTATTTTTTTCAGCCTGATATGTCTCTTGATAACACTCAGTGCAGTGGGGGGGCTTATCTACATCGGTAGCCAATCCAAATTTATTCCCTTGATATATCAACAAGATTGTAGCGGTAATACGATCTCGATGACACGTGCCGATCATATTCCTCAAGCCAAGGTTGATAACTATCGCTCTGCGGTTGCTGACTGGATAAATAATATCCGCCTGGTTACACCGGATGCGGAGGTACAACGTAAAGCAGTAATACGCACCTATAGCTATTTAGCGCCCAACGATCCCGCCACCATCAAAGCTAACGATTACTTAAATGGTAGCCAGGAAGCCAACCCTTTTAACAGAGCCGCGAATGAGACAGTAAGCGTGGATATTAAATCGGTCATCCAGCAGTCAAAAGATTCCTGGCAAGTCGACTGGATTGAAACCATACGAGCACGAGAAGGTTCACCTAAAGGTGAACCGTCCAGAATGCGTGCACTGGTTACTATTTACCAAAATAAGGATGCCAATATGCCGTCAGCAGAAATATTTATGAATCCGCATTACATCTTTATCAAAGATTTTAATTGGTCGAAGCAACTTTAA
- a CDS encoding conjugal transfer protein TrbH, with protein MMYKKVMLLMVSLAALSGCTSNGGYGNYAAAPVHLNQKMAQDTVAQLLTLYPPAQTHLCLKQPIQDTYGATLVVALRAKGYSLMEYTTPKRTRRPQASVVAAAPHPDLRYLDLHYIVDAPKSTDLYRVTLQIGNQSISRVFTLTPEGKLYPASAWIRKE; from the coding sequence ATGATGTATAAAAAGGTGATGCTGCTGATGGTCAGCTTAGCCGCTCTCAGCGGCTGCACATCAAACGGAGGATATGGCAATTATGCCGCTGCGCCGGTTCATTTGAATCAGAAAATGGCGCAGGACACGGTGGCGCAATTATTAACGTTATATCCGCCTGCACAAACACATTTGTGTCTTAAACAGCCGATACAAGATACGTACGGTGCGACCTTGGTGGTAGCGCTACGCGCCAAAGGGTATTCCCTGATGGAATATACCACGCCCAAACGCACTCGTCGTCCGCAAGCCAGTGTGGTCGCTGCAGCGCCTCATCCTGATTTGCGTTACCTTGATCTGCATTACATTGTCGATGCGCCGAAATCGACGGATCTTTATCGTGTCACCCTGCAGATTGGTAATCAATCTATCAGCCGTGTTTTCACGCTCACCCCTGAGGGTAAGCTGTATCCGGCTAGTGCTTGGATCCGTAAGGAGTAA